TTCTCTAACGATTTTACGTGCTAGCTGATGACCATGTTCAGCAATTTGACGTACTTGAGCATCAATGCGAGATGCTACTTCTTCAGAATATTCTGCACGAGAGGTTAGACCAGCACCCAGGAATACTTCATTACCTTGTTGTCCACCCAACGCCACAGGACCGAGGTCACTCATGCCGTAGATAGTGACCATTTGTCTTGCCATTTCTGACACCTGCTGCAAGTCACCACCAGCACCAGTAGTTACTTCATCGTTACCAAAGATTTCTTCTTCGGCTGCACGACCACCCATAGCACCAGCAATTCTTGCCATTAGCTGTGAGCGACTGATTAAGCCTTGTTCTTCATTTGGTGTAAACCAAGTTAAACCTTGAGCCTGTCCACGAGGAATTAGGGTTACTTTTTGTACTGGGTCGTGGTCTTTGACTAAAGTACCCACGATCGCATGACCAATCTCGTGATAAGCAATTAACCGCTTGCTTTTACCATCGGTTAAAGGAGTACCCTCCATACCAGCGACAACGCGATCTACCGCATCATCAATTTCAAGAATGGTAACAGCTTGTTTGCGTCTTCTAGCAGTTAAGATGGCTGCTTCATTTAGCAAGTTGGCAAGGTCTGCACCAGAGAAGCCAGGGGTACGACGAGCGATCGCATCTAAGGAAACTTCGGGAGCAATTTTTTTATCACGAGCGTGAACTTCTAAAATTTCTAGACGACCTTTAATATCGGGGTTATCTACCATTACCTGACGGTCAAAACGACCAGGACGCATTAAGGCAGAATCTAAAACATCGGCACGGTTAGTAGCAGCGATAATAATAATCCCTGTATTACCCTCAAAACCGTCCATCTCCGTTAGCAGTTGGTTGAGAGTTTGTTCCCTCTCGTCGTTACCGCCACCAATACCAGCACCCCGCTGACGACCCACTGCGTCAATCTCATCAATAAAGATTAAGCAAGGAGCGTTTTCTTTGGCTTTTTTAAATAAATCCCGCACACGAGATGCACCTACGCCGACAAACATTTCCACAAATTCAGAACCAGAGATGCTAAAGAAAGGAACAGAAGCTTCACCAGCGATCGCTTTTGCCAAAAGAGTTTTACCAGTTCCAGGAGGACCGATTAACAATACCCCTTTAGGAATTTTTGCCCCAACTGCGGTAAATCTTTCGGGCTGTTTTAAGAAAGTAACTACTTCTTGTAGCTCTTCTTTGGCTTCGTCAATACCCGCCACATCATCAAACATGATGCCTGTTTTGGCTTCCATTTGGAACTTAGCTTTGGATTTCCCAAAGTTCATTGCTTGTCCAGGACCACCAGGCATACTGTTGGAACGACGGAATAAGAAAAACAATGCTCCAATTAAAATTATTGGAAACAGAAGATTACCTAAAAGTCCCCATACTGCACCTTCATTACCAGTCGGATGATAATCGAAGTTAATATCTGCATCGCGCAACTTGGTAATAAGTTCAGGGGAGTTAGCAGGTAGGTCAACTCTTAGCTTTTGAATGCGGTTGTCAAGTTCTGGGTCAATCGCATCGACAATTGCCGTTCTCCCATTTTCGTACAGTTCTACCGAAGAAACCCGCCCTGAATTGAGATAGTCTAGGAATCGTCCGTAGGTCATACGAGTGTTAGCAGTATTGCCATTTAAGCCACTGCTAGCAGTTGGTGCGGAAAAAGTTCCCTGCCAAAGGAAAAATCCGACTACCAATAAAGGTAATGTCCAAAGTAATACAATTCTCCACGAAAAATCTTTCATAAGTTAAGTAATGTTCTAAATTGAATATTTTTAAGATTATTTTTTGCTCTTTAGCAGAAATGCTTCGTCGCACGGTGTATACGCTACTTCCATTTTTTCACAACTTTACTAAGATTTTACTGCTCAAGTTATTCTTATTTTAGTGGTGTTATTATTTTTGGCGAACAGTCAGTCAATCATTTAGTGCATCTTACTTTGGTAATGCAAAGCGTAAACGCCTTTTCTCTGTCAAGTTTCTTTGCTTTGTATTATCTCTAGCTTAACTAAATTTAACATAATTCTCATTTTTAAGGCAAAATTTATCACAAAATTACAAATCGGCATAAACATTTTGCACTCTAGAAGACATTTTTGAGAATTAAATTTGAGAAAGTGTGTAATTCAGATTTGCTGTAATAAAATTTTGGATAAGGATTGAACTAAGAAAGCTTGTGCTAGTTCCACACTAAAATATGAAGCTTAAAAGTAAAATTTTGCTGGGCTATGGCCTGTCTTTGGCTTTAGTTATCTTAGTCGGTGGTTGGGGTGTAGTTAATCTGCGTCGCTTGGGTAAAGCTAGCGAAGCAATTTTAAAAGAAAACTACCGCAGTATCCTGGCAGCGGAAAATACTATTGATGCACTTGAGCGACAAGATAGTGCAATTTTATTATTTCTCTTGGAAAATAAAGAACAAGGTGGTCAGCAGTTTCGGAACAACCAAATCGAATTTCTCAAGTGGTTAGGACGAGCAGAAGGTAACATTACCATTCCAGGAGAGGGAAAAATCATTGCTAGCATTGAAGAAGCTTATCAAGATTATCTAACGGCTTTCTTTAGACTACAGCAGCAGAACAACCCAAATACCGAAGACTACTACGAAAGAATCGTACCTATTATTGAACAAATACGCGATCGCTGCGCTCAACTGCGGAATATAAATCAATCAGCAATGGAAGCAGCTTCAGCCAACGCTCAACAGGTATCGAGCCAAGCGATTTGGTCGATGGCGATCGCTGGGGCTACCGCAGCAGGAATTAGTTTGGGATTTAGTTTGCTATTAACCCGTCGCATCGTTCAACCCCTGACAGAAATGACTACTGCTACAGAAAAGATTGCTAGGGGTGAGTATGATATTGCACTCCAGGTTAAATCCGAAGATGAATTAGGAGTGCTGGCGCGAGAAATAACTACCATGAGTCAAAAACTCAAGGCATTTCGCGATCTCAACGTGGGTAAAACGATCGTCGAGAAGCAGCGTAGCGAAGCAATTGTCCAGAGTATTGCCGACGGCATTATTGTCGTCGATAGCGAACTTAGAATTATAGCGATCAATCCTATTGCAGCCAGTATTGCCAATGTTAAGTCAATGCTGGCGACTAATAATCATTTTCTGGATGTCTTTGATAATCGCCAACTGTATCAACATCTTAGACATACTGCCGAAACAGGAACACCTCCCCAGTTAGAAGACGATATTTTAACGGTTGAGCGAGAAAAACATACTCTGTACTATAAGTTTGCTATCACCCCCGTAATTAGTGAGACAGAAAAGACGATTGGAGCAATTTTGTTGTTGCAGGATGTCACTAAGCTCAAAGAATTGGATAATCTTAAAAGCGAGTTTGTGGCTACGGCCTCTCATGAGTTACGTACTCCCCTGACGGGAATGGCAATGAGCCTCAATTTACTTGCAGAAACCACAGAAAATAAGCTCTCTGAGTCAGAATCAGAACTATTAGACGCCGCAGTCGAAGACGTGGAAAGGTTGCGTAGTTTGGTTAACGATCTGCTGGATTTATCTAAGATTGAGTCGGGAAAAATAGAGCTAGACTTTATAGATGTTGAAGTTAACTTTTTGTTAGATAAAGCAATTTCCGCTTTGCAGATACAGGCAAAACAAAAAGAAATAACCCTAGCAAAGCAATCTCTATCTGAGGAGATACGAGTAAAGGCAGATGCCAATAAAATTATTTGGGTATTAACTAATTTAATTGCTAATGCACTGCGCTATAGCGAAGCAGGAGAAGAAATTAAAATTGGTGCAACGTCTAGAAATAGCTGGGTAGAAATATTTGTTACCGACAAGGGAGCGGGTATTCCTTTAGAATTTCAAAGTAAAATATTTGATAAATTTGTTCAGGTCGAAACCGAAAAAGATGTCGGTGGTAGTGGTTTGGGTTTAGCTATTTGTAAGGAAATGGTTCAAGCTCATGGAGGTAGAATATGGGTAGATTCTACTGTTGGTCAAGGAAGCACATTTACCTTTACTTTACCAATCAGTCACGGAGAATAAAATTATAGGAGAGCAAACTAATGTCGCAGGCAAAAATTCTGGTAGTTGATGACGACAAAAACATTAGACGTACCGTGAGTATGGCGTTAGAGTCTCTTGATTATTTTGTACATACGGCATTTGATGGTAAAGATGCCATGTTGCAGTTAACCAACGAGCAGTACGATCTGATTATTACCGATCTGAAAATGCCTGGGATGAACGGCATGGAACTGCTGCAACAGGCGATCGCCAAATATCCTGAGATTAAAATTGTCTTGATCTCCGCTCACGGCACGGTAGATAATGCAGTAGGAGCTATGAAACTAGGCGCAGTAGATTTCTTGCAAAAACCTTTTACGCCTAAAGAACTAAGAAATCTAGTTCATAATGTTTTAGAAACAGAATCAACTGAAGCAGAGTCAGTATCAGAATATAAAGCTAGTTTAAAAGCTGCTAGAAACTCAGCTAGAAAACGAGATTTTGATAATGCGATCGCTCAAACAAAAAAAGCGATCGGTTCAGATCCCGCTAAACCCGATGCCTTCGATTTTTTAGGACAGCTACAGGAAACTTTGGGAGATTTTGCTAGCGCAATCAAAAACTACCGCGTTGCTATAAGTTTAGATCCTACCTATCAATCTGCAAAAGATAATTTAGATAGAGCCACCAGTAATTCTAGTAATAGACCAAGCCTTTGATGAGGAAGTAGAAAGTAAAAAGTAGGAAGTAGGAAGTAATAAAAACTTTATTTGCCAAAAAAATTTAGAAAATATCGGATAAGTCCATAGTCAATCCTGGTAATATGTCTTCGCCAGATAAGTTGCTGGGATTACTAATTAGTTCTTTATCTTCGCCGAGGCGATATATTTCTACTTCTTTGGCATCGGGATTGATTAACCAACCTAATTTTACACCGCAGTCTAGATACTCTGCCATTTTCTGTTGAGTGGTTGACAGGTTGTCGGTAGGAGACAGTAACTCAATAACAAAATCAGGATCTATCGGTGCAAAGCCTCTTTTCTGTTTATCGCCCAAACTATTCCAGCGATCGCCTGCAATCCAGCTAACATCAGGAGAACGAATTGCACCATTTGATAACCTGAAGCCTGTAGAAGAATCAAACACTACTCCTGTTTTTGACTGCCGATTCCATAATTCAAATTGAAACGCCAGGTTCAGGTTTTTTTTTCCGCTTTCGCTTCCTGTTGGCGACATGATAATTAGTTTTCCATTAGTATCGGTTTCAAATCTAAGATCGGGATTTTCTCTACATAGTTGTTCTAGAGAGCGATCGCTAATTGAGTCAGTGAAGGCTTTTAGGTTAAGGGTATAAGTCATATCATTTAACGTTGAGCATTTATCAAAACATTATAAGTTGGAGATTTTAAGAGCGATCGCTGATTGTATCAGGAAAAGCTTTTATTTTGTGGTTTTACTGGCGAGCAACTTTAGTTTAATAGTTCTTGAAGAAAGCTATTCAATTTTGATTGAGGTTTAAATAACCTTATATTTCCTTTTTCACACCCTGTCGCTAGCATTTTGCTGTTGGGACTAAATGAAACTGTTTGTATTGCTTCACCAAAATCTATAGTAGAGATTAATACTCTGGTGTCTAACTTCCATAGTTTCAAAGTTTGATCCTTGCTACCACTGGCTAAAATTTTG
This DNA window, taken from Pleurocapsa sp. FMAR1, encodes the following:
- a CDS encoding HAMP domain-containing sensor histidine kinase, which translates into the protein MKLKSKILLGYGLSLALVILVGGWGVVNLRRLGKASEAILKENYRSILAAENTIDALERQDSAILLFLLENKEQGGQQFRNNQIEFLKWLGRAEGNITIPGEGKIIASIEEAYQDYLTAFFRLQQQNNPNTEDYYERIVPIIEQIRDRCAQLRNINQSAMEAASANAQQVSSQAIWSMAIAGATAAGISLGFSLLLTRRIVQPLTEMTTATEKIARGEYDIALQVKSEDELGVLAREITTMSQKLKAFRDLNVGKTIVEKQRSEAIVQSIADGIIVVDSELRIIAINPIAASIANVKSMLATNNHFLDVFDNRQLYQHLRHTAETGTPPQLEDDILTVEREKHTLYYKFAITPVISETEKTIGAILLLQDVTKLKELDNLKSEFVATASHELRTPLTGMAMSLNLLAETTENKLSESESELLDAAVEDVERLRSLVNDLLDLSKIESGKIELDFIDVEVNFLLDKAISALQIQAKQKEITLAKQSLSEEIRVKADANKIIWVLTNLIANALRYSEAGEEIKIGATSRNSWVEIFVTDKGAGIPLEFQSKIFDKFVQVETEKDVGGSGLGLAICKEMVQAHGGRIWVDSTVGQGSTFTFTLPISHGE
- a CDS encoding Uma2 family endonuclease, translated to MTYTLNLKAFTDSISDRSLEQLCRENPDLRFETDTNGKLIIMSPTGSESGKKNLNLAFQFELWNRQSKTGVVFDSSTGFRLSNGAIRSPDVSWIAGDRWNSLGDKQKRGFAPIDPDFVIELLSPTDNLSTTQQKMAEYLDCGVKLGWLINPDAKEVEIYRLGEDKELISNPSNLSGEDILPGLTMDLSDIF
- a CDS encoding response regulator encodes the protein MSQAKILVVDDDKNIRRTVSMALESLDYFVHTAFDGKDAMLQLTNEQYDLIITDLKMPGMNGMELLQQAIAKYPEIKIVLISAHGTVDNAVGAMKLGAVDFLQKPFTPKELRNLVHNVLETESTEAESVSEYKASLKAARNSARKRDFDNAIAQTKKAIGSDPAKPDAFDFLGQLQETLGDFASAIKNYRVAISLDPTYQSAKDNLDRATSNSSNRPSL
- the ftsH2 gene encoding ATP-dependent zinc metalloprotease FtsH2, which gives rise to MKDFSWRIVLLWTLPLLVVGFFLWQGTFSAPTASSGLNGNTANTRMTYGRFLDYLNSGRVSSVELYENGRTAIVDAIDPELDNRIQKLRVDLPANSPELITKLRDADINFDYHPTGNEGAVWGLLGNLLFPIILIGALFFLFRRSNSMPGGPGQAMNFGKSKAKFQMEAKTGIMFDDVAGIDEAKEELQEVVTFLKQPERFTAVGAKIPKGVLLIGPPGTGKTLLAKAIAGEASVPFFSISGSEFVEMFVGVGASRVRDLFKKAKENAPCLIFIDEIDAVGRQRGAGIGGGNDEREQTLNQLLTEMDGFEGNTGIIIIAATNRADVLDSALMRPGRFDRQVMVDNPDIKGRLEILEVHARDKKIAPEVSLDAIARRTPGFSGADLANLLNEAAILTARRRKQAVTILEIDDAVDRVVAGMEGTPLTDGKSKRLIAYHEIGHAIVGTLVKDHDPVQKVTLIPRGQAQGLTWFTPNEEQGLISRSQLMARIAGAMGGRAAEEEIFGNDEVTTGAGGDLQQVSEMARQMVTIYGMSDLGPVALGGQQGNEVFLGAGLTSRAEYSEEVASRIDAQVRQIAEHGHQLARKIVRE